Below is a genomic region from Neisseria zoodegmatis.
CGTCAAACTTCCAACGCCCACTGCAGATAGGGACCAAACTGTCTCACGACGTTTTAAACCCAGCTCACGTACCACTTTAAATGGCGAACAGCCATACCCTTGGGACCGACTACAGCCCCAGGATGTGATGAGCCGACATCGAGGTGCCAAACTCCGCCGTCGATATGAACTCTTGGGCGGAATCAGCCTGTTATCCCCGGAGTACCTTTTATCCGTTGAGCGATGGCCCTTCCATACAGAACCACCGGATCACTATGTCCTGCTTTCGCACCTGCTCGACTTGTCGGTCTCGCAGTTAAGCTACCTTTTGCCATTGCACTATCAGTCCGATTTCCGACCGGACCTAGGTAACCTTCGAACTCCTCCGTTACTCTTTGGGAGGAGACCGCCCCAGTCAAACTGCCTACCATGCACGGTCCCCGATCCGGATCACGGACCTGGGTTAGAACCTCAAAGCCACCAGGGTGGTATTTCAAGGACGGCTCCACAGAAACTGGCGTCTCTGCTTCTAAGCCTCCCACCTATCCTACACAAGTGACTTCAAAGTCCAATGCAAAGCTACAGTAAAGGTTCACGGGGTCTTTCCGTCTAGCAGCGGGGAGATTGCATCTTCACAACCATTTCAACTTCGCTGAGTCTCGGGAGGAGACAGTGTGGCCATCGTTACGCCATTCGTGCGGGTCGGAACTTACCCGACAAGGAATTTCGCTACCTTAGGACCGTTATAGTTACGGCCGCCGTTTACTGGGGCTTCGATCCGATGCTTGCACATCTTCAATTAACCTTCCAGCACCGGGCAGGCGTCACACCCTATACGTCCACTTTCGTGTTAGCAGAGTGCTGTGTTTTTAATAAACAGTCGCAGCCACCGATTCTCTGCGACCCTCCAATGCTTACAGAGCAAGTCTTTCACATCAAAGGGCATACCTTCTCCCGAAGTTACGGTATCAATTTGCCGAGTTCCTTCTCCCGAGTTCTCTCAAGCGCCTTAGAATTCTCATCCTGCCCACCTGTGTCGGTTTGCGGTACGGTTCAATTCAAACTGAAGCTTAGTGGCTTTTCCTGGAAGCGTGGTATCGGTTACTTCATGTCCGTAGACACTCGTCATCACTTCTCGGTGTTTAAAAGACCCGGATTTGCCTAAGTCTTCCACCTACCGGCTTAAACAAGCTATTCCAACAGCTTGCTAACCTAACCTTCTCCGTCCCCACATCGCATTTGAATCAAGTACGGGAATATTAACCCGTTTCCCATCGACTACGCATTTCTGCCTCGCCTTAGGGGCCGACTCACCCTACGCCGATGAACGTTGCGTAGGAAACCTTGGGCTTTCGGCGAGCGGGCTTTTCACCCGCTTTATCGCTACTCATGTCAACATTCGCACTTCTGATACCTCCAGCAACCTTCTCAAGTCACCTTCATCGGCCTACAGAACGCTCCCCTACCATGCACTAGGTGCATCCGCAGCTTCGGTTACAGATTTGAGCCCCGTTACATCTTCCGCGCAGGACGACTCGACCAGTGAGCTATTACGCTTTCTTTAAATGATGGCTGCTTCTAAGCCAACATCCTGGCTGTCTGGGCCTTCCCACTTCGTTTACCACTTAATCTGTCATTTGGGACCTTAGCTGGCGGTCTGGGTTGTTTCCCTCTCGACAACGGACGTTAGCACCCGCTGTCTGTCTCCCATGATTGCACTTTCCGGTATTCTTAGTTTGCCATGGGTTGGTAAGTCGCAATGACCCCCTAGCCATAACAGTGCTTTACCCCCGGAAGTGATACATGAGGCACTACCTAAATAGTTTTCGGGGAGAACCAGCTATCTCCGAGTTTGTTTAGCCTTTCACCCCTATCCACAGCTCATCCCCGCATTTTGCAACATGCGTGGGTTCGGACCTCCAGTACCTGTTACGGCACCTTCATCCTGGCCATGGATAGATCACTCGGTTTCGGGTCTACACCCAGCAACTCATCGCCCTATTAAGACTCGGTTTCCCTACGCCTCCCCTATCCGGTTAAGCTCGCTACTGAATGTAAGTCGTTGACCCATTATACAAAAGGTACGCAGTCACCCAATTAATAGGCTTCCACTGTTTGTATGCATCAGGTTTCAGGTTCTATTTCACTCCCCTCCCGGGGTTCTTTTCGCCTTTCCCTCACGGTACTGGTTCACTATCGGTCGATGATGAGTATTTAGCCTTGGAGGATGGTCCCCCCATATTCAGACAGGATTCCACGTGTCCCGCCCTACTTGTCGTATACCTAGTACCACTGATGAAATTTCGAATACGGGGCTATCACCCACTATGGCCAAGCTTCCCAGCTTGTTCTTCTATCTCAACAGCTATCATATACAGGCTCCTCCGCGTTCGCTCGCCACTACTTACGGAATCTCGGTTGATTTCTTTTCCTCCGGGTACTTAGATGGTTCAGTTCTCCGGGTTCGCTTCGCTTATCCTATGTATTCAGATAAGGATACCGTACAAAATACGGTGGGTTTCCCCATTCGGACATCACCGGATCATAGCTTTATTGCCAGCTCCCCGATGCTTTTCGCAGGCTTACACGTCCTTCGTCGCCTATCATCGCCAAGGCATCCACCTGATGCACTTATTCACTTGACTCTATCATTTCAAGAACCTCTCTGACTTCGTTGTTTCGGCGTTGACTACCTACCCAACTTGAAGTCTTTACTCTGACAAAGCTTACTGCTTGTTGTGTACCGAACTGTGCCTTTTGTGTTTCACAGTTCAGTCGATACAATCATCACCCAAATACTGCGGCTTACCTGTTACAGTAAGCCAACATTGTCTTTGTTTGTTGATTTCGGCTTTCCAATTTGTTAAAGATCAATGCGTTTTACATGAAACAAACTTTTGTCTCAAACTTCGCAAATTAAAATGAGCTGCGCATTGTAGCAGCTAACTTTAATTTGTAAAGTCTTTAAATGTTTGGTGGAGGCAAACGGGATCGAACCGATGACCCCCTGCTTGCAAAGCAGGTGCTCTACCAACTGAGCTATGCCCCCATACTCTTACTCAAGTATCGATACTGCTTACTCTTGCTTTGAGAATGTCTGGTGGGTCTGGGAGGACTTGAACCTCCGACCCCACGCTTATCAAGCGTGTGCTCTAACCAGCTGAGCTACAAACCCAAGGTCTCTTTGCTTTCCAATATGCCAACAACCATCCTTCTTAATCCGAATAACCTTTTCGGTCATGCTCGGCTTAAAAGTAATTCATGCAGCACATCTTCAAGCTTAAACGCATCTTTAATATCACAGTTTACCGATAAGTGTGAGTGCCTCTCAGCCTCTTTTCTCTAGAAAGGAGGTGATCCAGCCGCAGGTTCCCCTACGGCTACCTTGTTACGACTTCACCCCAGTCATGAAGCATACCGTGGTAAGCGGGCTCCTTGCGGTTACCCTACCTACTTCTGGTATCCCCCACTCCCATGGTGTGACGGGCGGTGTGTACAAGACCCGGGAACGTATTCACCGCAGTATGCTGACCTGCGATTACTAGCGATTCCGACTTCATGCACTCGAGTTGCAGAGTGCAATCCGGACTACGATCGGTTTTGTGGGATTGGCTCCACCTCGCGGCTTGGCTACCCTCTGTACCGACCATTGTATGACGTGTGAAGCCCTGGTCATAAGGGCCATGAGGACTTGACGTCATCCCCACCTTCCTCCGGCTTGTCACCGGCAGTCTCATTAGAGTGCCCAACCAAATGATGGCAACTAATGACAAGGGTTGCGCTCGTTGCGGGACTTAACCCAACATCTCACGACACGAGCTGACGACAGCCATGCAGCACCTGTGTTACGGCTCCCGAAGGCACTCCTCCGTCTCTGGAGGATTCCGTACATGTCAAGACCAGGTAAGGTTCTTCGCGTTGCATCGAATTAATCCACATCATCCACCGCTTGTGCGGGTCCCCGTCAATTCCTTTGAGTTTTAATCTTGCGACCGTACTCCCCAGGCGGTCAATTTCACGCGTTAGCTACGCTACTAAGCAATCAAGTTGCCCAACAGCTAATTGACATCGTTTAGGGCGTGGACTACCAGGGTATCTAATCCTGTTTGCTACCCACGCTTTCGGGCATGAACGTCAGTATTATCCCAGGGGGCTGCCTTCGCCATCGGTATTCCTCCACATCTCTACGCATTTCACTGCTACACGTGGAATTCTACCCCCCTCTGACATACTCTAGTCACCCAGTTTCAAACGCAGTTCCCAGGTTGAGCCCGGGGATTTCACATCTGACTTAAGTAACCGTCTGCGCCCGCTTTACGCCCAGTAATTCCGATTAACGCTCGCACCCTACGTATTACCGCGGCTGCTGGCACGTAGTTAGCCGGTGCTTATTCTTCAGGTACCGTCATCAGTCATGGGTATTAACCACAACCTTTTCTTCCCTGACAAAAGTCCTTTACAACCCGAAGGCCTTCTTCAGACACGCGGCATGGCTGGATCAGGCTTGCGCCCATTGTCCAAAATTCCCCACTGCTGCCTCCCGTAGGAGTCTGGGCCGTGTCTCAGTCCCAGTGTGGCGGATCATCCTCTCAGACCCGCTACTGATCGTCGCCTTGGTAGGCCTTTACCCCACCAACCAGCTAATCAGACATCGGCCGCTCGAATAGCGCAAGGTCCGAAGAGCCCCTGCTTTCCTTCTCAAAGCGTATGCGGTATTAGCCATCCTTTCGGACAGTTATCCCCCACTACTCGGTACGTTCCGATGCATTACTCACCCGTTCGCCACTCGCCACCCAAGAAGCAAGCTTCTCTGTGCTGCCGTCCGACTTGCATGTGTAAAGCATGCCGCCAGCGTTCAATCTGAGCCAGGATCAAACTCTTATGTTCAATCTCTAACTTTTTAACTTCTGGTCTGCTTCAAAGTAACTGACAGACAATGTATAATCTTGTCTCTCTGTTTTTGTCGCAGTGTGAGGCCTAAAGACACTCACACTTATCGGTAATCTGTGTTGTTAAAGAACGGTTGCTGCTGTGTCAGCAGCGAAGAAACCGAACTATACACACCCGCCCGCACCCCCGTCAACAACCACAACGCAAAAAATCACAACGGAAATCACATATCGCTGTTTATTATGGGAATTATTTTAGACAACTTTACCCAACGCTTGCACAAAACCGCGAACTTTTAATCCAAACACCAACGCACCACCCATCAATCCAAATGCGCCAAACACTCAAAGGCCGTCTGAAAAAAGAATTTTCAGACGGCCTCAATCTACCTAAAGCACTCTCATCCTTGTACGGATGAATGAATTTTAAAGTTTGCCTTCTTCACGTTGTCTTCCATAATCTGCGGCCGCAGTAAAGAGTACATCAGTAGATGAGTTCAACGCGGTTTCGGCTGAATCTTGTACTACGCCGATAATAAATCCTACTGCTACAACTTGCATGGCAATATCATTTGGAATGCCGAACAAACTGCACGCTAAAGGAATTAACAGCAATGAACCGCCGGCTACGCCTGAAGCACCCGCCGCACTAACGGTAGCAACCAAACTCAACAATAAAGCTGTCGCAAAATCCACTTGAATGCCTTGAGTGTGTGCGGCTGCCATTGCTAACACGGTGATGGTGATGGCGGCGCCCGCCATGTTGATGGTCGCACCCAAAGGAATAGAAATCGAATACGTATCTTCGTGCAAACCGAGTTTTTTGGCCAACGACATATTAACCGGGATATTGGCTGCGGAAGAGCGGGTGAAGAAAGCTGTTACTCCGCTTTCGCGCAAGCAAGTCAGCACAAGCGGATAGGGATTGCGCCGGATTTTCCACCACACAATCAACGGATTCGCCACCAAAGCGATAAACAGCATACAGCCTACCAATACGGCCAGTAATTTCGCGTAGCCTGCCAAAGCACCGAAACCGGTTTCGGCAATGGTGGAAGACACTAAACCGAAGATACCTAAAGGTGCGAAACGGATAACCCATTTGACAACGGTTGAAACGGCATCCGCCAAGTCTGCAATCATGAGTCTCGTTTGCTCGGACGCATGACGCAAGGCAAATCCCAACACCAAGCCCCATGCCAAAATGCCGATGTAGTTTGCATTCGCAAGGGCATTAATCGGATTGGCTACCAGATTCAGCAGCAAGGTTTTCATGACTTCTTTAATGCCTGAAGGAGGCGTAGTAGTAACGTCACCTGCACTTACCAATACGATTTCGGTTGGAAACAGAAAACTTGCAATCACAGCAGAAAGCGCGGCAGTAAACGTACCAATGGCATACAACACAATAATAGGTTTGATGTAAGCCTCATTGCCTTTTTGGTGGCTGGCAATGGCACTCATGACCAACACAAACACCAGCACGGGTGCAACTGCTTTCAATGCACCCACAAAAAGCGTTCCCAACAGCCCAGCCGCCAAACCGGCAGAAGGCGACAGTGCCGCCAGTGCTGCACCTAACAGCAGCCCGATAATAATCTGCTGCACCAAACTAACGCGATTAACGGCATCAATAACCGGATTTCCACTTGCCACGACACATCCTTATATAAGGTTAAGAATAGCTAACATTCTAAAATAAAACGCTTTGAATGGATAGAAGCCGTTAATTAAGCTGCTAAATTTTTATAAACCATATTTTTTAGTGTTTTATTTCAATTTAAATCAAATTTTAATATTTTATTTTTATAAAATATCTCATCACGAAGTACACCCTTTTATTCATCCGTAACATCATTTTCTTTTTCAGGCGTTTTCAGTTTGTTCGCTTTCATTTTTTAGAAAATCTGTAAAATTTGCTATAAGAATAAATGCTTATCGATGAAAAAATCTTTCTTGGTTTAATGATGCCGCCTGCTGAAAATAATAAAAAATGCTAGAATCGGCCTTCGCAGATGCTGCTATCGTTTTAAAAAATTAAAAACTGGTTTAAGAAGTTATGAAAAAACACACCGTTAAGCTTTTACTGCCCGCGCTTTCGCTTGCCTGCACACAGGCTTTCGCCTATACGCCTTCGCCTGAAGACTATGTGCCTATTAAAAAAGAAAAAAAAGAACCGCAACAAGCTGAAAGCAATGGTAAAAAGCTGCCGGTAAAGTATCCGATCCATATCAATGTGAACGATAAAGAAGTCAAAGAGATGCTGGAAGAGCATTTGCCTTTGATTTCCCAGCAAGAAGAAGAGGAATTGGATAAAGAACAGCTGGGCTTTTTAGCTGAAGAAACGCCTGACAACGTTATCACGATGTTGAAAACCAAAGGGTATTTCAACGGCAAAGTTACGGTAGAACCTTTGGGCGAAGGCTATCAAGTTAATGTTACCACCGGCCCGCGCACGAAAGTGGATAATGTCGGCGTGGCGATTGTGGGCGATGTGCTGCAAGACGGCGATTTGGCGCAATACTATAAAAGTGCTTTGGAAAACTGGGCCTTGCCGGTAGAAAATCCTTTCGACCAAAGCGGATGGAGCAGCAGTAAAACATCCGTGCTTTCAGCGGTAACACGCAAAAAATATCCTTTGGCCCGACTATCCCATTCTCAGGCCACCATCAATCCCTACAACAATACCGCCGATTTGAATGTGGTCGTAGAGAGTAACCGGCCGATTTATTTCGGCGACATCCAAATCAGCGGCACCAAGCGCTATCCTGAAAGCGTGGTGCGTGGGATGGCCAAGTTCCAACCCGGTTCGCCTTATGATTTAGACCAGCTTCTCGATTATCAGCAGGCGCTGGAGCAAGACGGCCATTATTCCGGCGCGTCGGTACAAGCCGATTTTGACAATTTGCAGGACGACAGAGTGCCGGTCAAAGTGGCGGTATCGGAAGTCAAACGGCACAAACTCGAAGCCGGTGTACGCTATGATTCCGAATACGGCTTGGGCGGGCGCATCGGTTATGACTACTACAACCTGTTTAACCGCGGCTACATCGGTTCATTCGTTGTGGACACGGATAAATACGAAACTACCGTGGCAGCCGGTGTGAGCCAACCGCGCAAAAGCAACGGCCATTATCTGACTTCCAACGTTTCCTACACCCGCTCCACCACTCAAAACCTTGAGAAACACGCTTTACGCAGCGGCATTTGGCGCGTGCGCGAGCGTAACAACATCGAATCGCGTATCGGCGTCGAATACCTGACCGAAAGCAGCCGCGTGCCGGACACCAATTACGATTTAGGCCGCAGCCACGCCACGATGGTAACGGCTTCGTGGAAACGGCAGGAAATGTCTACGCTGCTGCGTCCCGAAAACGGCTATTACCTCGACGGCAAAATCGGCTCTACACTCGGCTCGCTGCTGTCGTCCACCAGCATCGCACGGGCGCGGGCAAGCGCGGGTTATTACTTCACGCCGGAAAACAAAAAAATCGGCACCTTTATCGCGCGCGGACAAGTGGGCTATGTGTATGCGCGCGAAGATCAGGAAGTACCCTCTTCTTTAAGGTTCCGCACTGGTGGTGCAACCTCCATCCGCGGTTATGAATTGGACAGCATCGGCTTGGCCGGCCCCAACAATTCCGTGCTGCCCGAACGCGCTTTGGCTGTGGCCAGCTTGGAATACCAATATCCGATCAACAAGAGCTTTTCGGCAGCGGTATTCCACGACATGGGTGACGCAGCTTTGAACTTTAAGAAAATGTCGTTGAAGCACGGCACGGGCCTCGGCGTGCGCTGGTTCAGCCCGGTAGCGCCTTTCTCGTTTGACATTGCCTACGGCCACCACGACAAAAAAGTACGCTGGCACATCAGCTTGGGCACACGTTTTTAAACCGACCCATCAGGCCATCTGAAAAACTTATGCTTACAGCGAACGGCACACCGATATTTTCAGACGGCCTCACACTATATATACATATACGATATAAGAACCTACGGTCAGCAAGCCAGCAGCCTCCGACCTACCCCAAGATGCACAGGTTAATACAAGATGACAGACCATCAGGATAATAAAAACACCGAACAACTCCGGCAAAACGGGTATACGGAAACGCTTCCCGATACGAGGCCGTCTGAAAAGCAGCCGAAAAAAAGAAAATGGCTCAAAATCACAGCGGTATTGTTCGCCTCGCTGTTGTTTGTTTTCAGCGCGCTGGCAGGTGCCGTGGTGTGGCTCGCCAGCACCGAATCCGGCCTGCGCTACGGTCTGTATAACATTCCCTCATGGTTCGGCGTCAACATCCAATCCAAAAACCTGAAAGGCACACTTTGGAAAGGCTTTACCGGCGACGAATGGCGCATCGAAACCGAAGGCGCCGACATCGAAATCAGCGCCTTAACCTTCGACTGGCAGCCCGACGAGCTGAAACAGAAAAAACTGCACATCCGCCAAATCCTCGCCGGCGACATCAGCGTCATCACCAAGCCCACCCCGCCCAAAGAAAAACAGCCTCCGCAAGGTTTGCCCAAAAGCGTGAGCCTGCCTTTGGAAGTGCTGGTTGATAAATTGGAAACCGGCAAAATCAGCGTCGGCCCGCGCGCCAACAAGCAAACCGTTTACCTCAACCACCTTTCAGCCTCATACGCCTACGACCACCAGATCCACAGCCTCAAGCTGGCCGACATCAACACCCCGTGGAACAGCGCATCAGGCAACGCCACCCTGGGCGTGAAAAGCCCGTTTTACCTCAACGCGATTCTCAACGGCAGCGGCAC
It encodes:
- the sstT gene encoding serine/threonine transporter SstT, with protein sequence MASGNPVIDAVNRVSLVQQIIIGLLLGAALAALSPSAGLAAGLLGTLFVGALKAVAPVLVFVLVMSAIASHQKGNEAYIKPIIVLYAIGTFTAALSAVIASFLFPTEIVLVSAGDVTTTPPSGIKEVMKTLLLNLVANPINALANANYIGILAWGLVLGFALRHASEQTRLMIADLADAVSTVVKWVIRFAPLGIFGLVSSTIAETGFGALAGYAKLLAVLVGCMLFIALVANPLIVWWKIRRNPYPLVLTCLRESGVTAFFTRSSAANIPVNMSLAKKLGLHEDTYSISIPLGATINMAGAAITITVLAMAAAHTQGIQVDFATALLLSLVATVSAAGASGVAGGSLLLIPLACSLFGIPNDIAMQVVAVGFIIGVVQDSAETALNSSTDVLFTAAADYGRQREEGKL
- a CDS encoding autotransporter assembly complex protein TamA, producing MKKHTVKLLLPALSLACTQAFAYTPSPEDYVPIKKEKKEPQQAESNGKKLPVKYPIHINVNDKEVKEMLEEHLPLISQQEEEELDKEQLGFLAEETPDNVITMLKTKGYFNGKVTVEPLGEGYQVNVTTGPRTKVDNVGVAIVGDVLQDGDLAQYYKSALENWALPVENPFDQSGWSSSKTSVLSAVTRKKYPLARLSHSQATINPYNNTADLNVVVESNRPIYFGDIQISGTKRYPESVVRGMAKFQPGSPYDLDQLLDYQQALEQDGHYSGASVQADFDNLQDDRVPVKVAVSEVKRHKLEAGVRYDSEYGLGGRIGYDYYNLFNRGYIGSFVVDTDKYETTVAAGVSQPRKSNGHYLTSNVSYTRSTTQNLEKHALRSGIWRVRERNNIESRIGVEYLTESSRVPDTNYDLGRSHATMVTASWKRQEMSTLLRPENGYYLDGKIGSTLGSLLSSTSIARARASAGYYFTPENKKIGTFIARGQVGYVYAREDQEVPSSLRFRTGGATSIRGYELDSIGLAGPNNSVLPERALAVASLEYQYPINKSFSAAVFHDMGDAALNFKKMSLKHGTGLGVRWFSPVAPFSFDIAYGHHDKKVRWHISLGTRF